GAGTTTCGTCAGAGACCAATCTTCGGCTCTTGGCCCTTGGCCTTTCGTCTTTTTGACCTTTTAGACCTTTTAATTCTCGAGTCAACGATCGGCCAGCTCTCACCCCTGCGATACTCTATCGTCAATAATTACGATGGCTCTCTTCGCGTCCGTCTGCGAGTGACGAAGAGCGAGGAGTAGCTTTTAAAAGAGTGGACTACATACCAATATCAAGGCGAGTGCCCTTCAACCGGGATGAATTCGGAGACGACGCGACACTTTTCAACGTTCAACGCTGacgattcgtttcaattttctctctttgcaTTTTAGTTTAGCAATTAGACCGGAATGTGATTATACTATGTGACAAGGTATTCAGATATCTTGTTGAACGCGCTCTTCGTTATCGCGACGACGTTGGGAAATTGTAAAATCCGGATAATTATCTTTCCGCAAGTCTTGTTCTACGATAGTTGAATTGATTAAGACCAGACGTCGGACTACGAATTGAGTGAGAAAATACACCCTTAACTCGGTTACGGTACCCACTTTTTCTTACTGTATCTTTTGTCATTAACCAGATTGTTGGATCATCAGGGAAATTATGCAATTACGCAGGGATCCGTTGGAGACCGGTAACTCCAGACTTCTCGgtgtgtgtaaaatttttaactacacttgaattgcataaaaacaagggaaaattattcgtttcaaatttgcaaattcgctCAGCTCTGAATTTAATATCTCCACGCCCCACCGCTGTCACACGTCGATTACACGCGTTCGTACAAACGCAGAATAAATCGATCTTGATTACATCCCGCGTGTATGACTGTTTGACGTTAATATTGGAGTATATTCGATGGACAGGTTTTTTCGTAAGGTAGCAACGGTATTATTTGAAAGAACGATGAGATTGTTTGATAAATCTTTACGGGGATTAGgattatgatttttattttatttatatattttttttcttctctttccctTCACGAGTCCGACACTCTGGCCGCTTACGTGCTACTTCTCAAGTAGATCTTGGCAAGTATCAGGTAAGTGTTAAGTCCCCGTCGAAGCCCGGAAGGAATAACATTGATTCTCAATTACCATACGTACACGGAGCTCAGAAGAGGGAAGAAGGAACACTTCCGCCCCTAGGAGTGATACAACCACACCGAACCCGTGCTTCCAGCAAAGACCCCGGAATTATGGGAGACTCTGATTATATTCCGGGTGGTAATTCCGAAATCCTAATTGATAAACGAGCTCATAAACCGCTATTTAATCGCTTACACGAGATGAAACCACGCGCAATCGGTAGACCGTGACAACTTTTTTCCTACCTCCTCCCAAGTAGGTACCCATAACGTCTTGTGATTTTCCCATCAGCCAGTGTAGGTGACACGACTGGTATTCAGCTGACAACCTACGGTACAACAATTTCGCCAATTTTATGTTGCTGACAAATATAAACGGCAACGTTTTTCAGACAAAGAAATGCCGAAGGCAGGTGAATCCAGGAAGAAACTGTTGAAGTACGACACCCACGGCTCAATTACAATCGTCCCGACAGCCGACGACGATGAAACCGACTACACCTGCGAAGCCAGACACCCGGCCATCCCGGTCGACATGCCTATGCGAGCCACAATAAAACTGTCTGTCCTTTGTGAGTATTGTCTGCTTTCCTTCCCTTTGTATGGTGTCAATGATAATAGGAAACGGTACGTTGTGTCAAACCCATTAGATGCTCCGAGTCCCGGAGCCCAACTCAGCTGACGTTGCTAACTACGAATAGCGAACAATACTCCGCAGTGTATCGGTGTGTTCGAAACAATGCGAGAAGAACCTTTTCAAATCCTGCAACTCGACGTCGTGTCAAATTAGCTCCTTTTGCCGTCAAATATTCGCGAAAGATTTCTGctctcgtttttattttacccCATTCATCATTCCGGATGCTTGAATGTGAAAAGCAATTGGAAAATACGTGGAACAGGGGGTCGAGTCGGGAAATGCCACGTTGTGAGGTAGATgaaggaaaaacgaaaaacaaaaaaaaaaaaaaaacacgcttAACAGCCTGAAAATGAGTCTCGTTTTTTCAAAAGACCCTATATTCCGATCAAATACGAGAGAATTATATCGGGTCTCTTCAAATAAAGAAACATGCCGATACACTCTCcttttacacacacacacacgcacacaccaAGAAGACCTTTCACCTTTAATGCCTGGTAATGAAACATCATCCCGTATTCATGTAACATACAACAGAGGCAGcgagatgaaaatttgtcatcaCCCCATGTCCAAGAAGAGCGTGTACAAACTGGTTTAAACGTTCTTTCCTTCGATAATACCTAATGACAGGTGTTTTATGCAATACCTTTGATAACACAACTTGGATTCTCCTCGTAGTGGAGAATACTTCTTCATCATTGACGATTGTAGCATGAGTTAATTAATGCATGTCATGGACTCTACGTATCGATGCATCTTAACAACGGACAAGGtccatggtttttttttcttctcttttacgAATTAAATTGAAACCAACCTGCACGTCTGTCACGGAGTATAATTGGTACGACTCGCAAACGCGAATGAACAAGAAGGAATGTATACAATAGTCGTTATCCTCGGAGTGTAAACAAGGGTTTGTCAATGGCGATTGAAAGTGattgtgaaatataattgcgatgtaaaaaaaaaaaatgtctataaagtaaagagaaggaaaaaatgattcaatgCTTTTTCTCCTTTTGACGATCTTCAGATCCTCCGGGTCAGCCTTACATCGAGGGCTATACGGAGGGTGAGACAGTGAGACGAGGCCAGCAGGTTGATCTGGTCTGCAGATCGCGAGGCGGAAATCCCCCGGCGCAGGTTGTTTGGTTCAAAAACGACGAGCAAATTCAGACGGTCTACCGCACCGAGGCTTCCTTTTCCGAAAACGTTCTTTCCTTCGAGGCAAAAGCGACAGATAACAAGGCGCGATTCACATGCGAAGTATCAAACATCATGAGCGTCACGCCGCTCAAAGTCCACGTCGACTTGGCTGTTCTTTGTGAGTATCAACGCGCTTTTCCCCTTACATTtctatgtacatacattattCTCCCTCGCAATTGTAGAATTTCAGCTGAGAAATATCTCACCgaagaagagagaaggaaagtGAACtgcatataaaaaaatataataataatgttaataataataaattatactcggaaagaagttaaaaaaaaaaaaaattaccctggGTAAAACGTCCGGCACAATTCAAGGgctaaattaattaataacacTCTGCAGAGCTTCGAGACGGAAAAGTTGGATACGATGCTGAGTAAAGCTTATGAAAAGGGCGCTGTTAAGGTATTTCAAAGCCGTAGTGACGacgtttttcgaaaattaacaGGCCAAAGTGatctttcaaaaattcgaagGGCTAATTACTTTGCGCTAATGAGAGTTTTTCCTCTTCGCGTTGATTATTTTACATCTTACTCTGTATCTCTAATCTTAGGTAATAATGTTTCCTTTCTTTACGATTACCAGTCGCTCCAACCGGGGCGATAATCACGGGCCCGACGGAGGCGAAGGCAGGTGAAAGGGTGCAGATAACTTGTACGACGGAAAATTCAAATCCTCCAGCCGATATAAAGTGGGTGGTGGCTGGCAGAAACTTTCGCAACAGTACTTCAAGAACGAATCTTGCCAGCCAGGGTGGTTGGATAACTACGTCGGACATAATGTTCAACATAAACCCGGAAGTTCGAAGTATCGTCGTACTTTGTCACGCGCTAAACAACAAATTGGCCGAAAATGTCGTTGGCACGCACACCATCAACGTCATTTGTAAGGAACTTATAGAATCATCCTCATCAACGTCAGCAATTTCATAATCCTCTCATCAAATCTGTTGTGTAGTACAAAAATATGTCGCACTAATGTACGTGCCTATGACCATTGGCATTCAATTCCAGTTGCATGATATTTTAGCGAAAACGTGATCGAAACAGTAATTCCATTTCTAATCGATCCTAATCAAAAGTTCCTCTCCCAAGTGgtgtttcactttttcttttctctttgcCCGTTACGAAACAGATCCTCCTTCCGATATCGTCGTCACTGGTTACGTGGACGGCGACAGTATCGATGCTGGCACAGTTCTGAAACTGTCATGCACAGCAACGGCAGGAAATCCTCCGGCTACCTTAACGTGGTACAAGAATGACAAAAAGGTAAAGAATGGATGTTGTGaaaacgagtttttaatttttttgctcgcTTCAACTCCTACAGAATGAAATCCTATATAGACGAGGCATTGCAATTGACACGATATGCCTCAGGGGACCGTAGATTGTAATCTGCTAATCTTTTTCGATGAAATTGTACGCATATTAAgttgttaattaatttcacgCAAGTTTTTAAGCTTTTACTTTATGTTAAATTAATATATACTCAAATATACGATAAGAAatcaatttaattaataatcagTACGACTTTTCTTCAATCGGCATCTGTCCGATAATGGTTTTTGATATAAACTGagtatatttttgtttatgaGGTATACGTGTCATAATGTTCTCACGTATCTGTTGATATCATACcaataatttttgcaattcatCGACTTTACCCCTTCGTCATACATGTTTTCAGGTCAATGGAAACGTGCGGACACGCGACCACGCAGTTTCCAGTGAGCTTACCATGCTTGTTAACGCTTCCGATAACAACGCTAGGATCAGATGCGAGGCCACAAATTCAGCCGTCGAAATACCGCTTATTGGACTGTTACAGCTCAAAGTCAACTGTGAGTTTCATAGTCTTCGATATACTTAATTAGTTTCATCGTTAAACTTGTCAATCttttcttcaacaatttttccccTTTTTGGGTACAGTTTCAATTCTGTTCCAAAAGTTAAACTGtacgtttttgaaaatgctgCAGAGAAAATAATCCTGGATACccataaaattataatatgatCATAGATGATattctaaaaaatattctagtgttactcaatttttccagtaaaTTTTGTCAtgaattttgttgagaaattggaaaaatatgtCTAAGAGGAGAATCAACTCTCCATTCACTGCCGCCAATATTGCTTTCATATACtagcaataattatttttcttttttacgtttttctaCAGTTCCCCCGGATCAAGTGAAAATCACGCGAGTACCAAACGAATTTCGGGCCGGTGAATTAGGTCAACTTATTTGCGAGTCGAGCAGTAGTAACCCACCTGCTGAAATGTCATGGTGGAAACAGGGAATTCCTGTTCCTGAAACTCATAACGATACAAAACCTGGACTACACGGAGGATATCTTTCCTCGGTTGAACTGTCGCTgcaattgaatgaaaaaatgaacggTGAAGTGTACACTTGCCAGGCAAGGAACGCTATCTTGCAGAGCGCTGTACACGATGCCACGACACTTACTATTGCATGTAAGTTGAATAAAGTATAGAAAATATATCTTCTTCTGGGTTTTATTCGAACTTCAATGTCTTAGCTCAGATTCGCGGTTTTCATGTTTGACCTTGGAAAAGTTTCATTCCATTCGATTACAAAAGTATTATACGTTTACCTATTTCTCGTACAGATAAACCAATCTTTTCACCGCTGGACCCGAACGAACTCGTCGGAATGGAGGGTGAACCTTTCGTCATATCTGTGTTAGCAGCTGGAAATCCTACAGCAATAACTTACACGTGGACCAGATCTGGTTCACCATTGAGTACAAGCAACAAGAGATTTACAGCTCGAGGTCCGACTCTGAATATAACTAAACTGGAACGTCGCGATGCTGGGACCTACAGATGCGAGGCGATAAACTCAGAGGGATCATCTACTTACGACCTAAATCTGACTGTGCAATGTGAGAATTAACCTTTCTCTTCGGCAAACCAATGCGTTTGTCATTATATTTCGTTCTTCTCCTCGGCTCCGGTCATTCTCGAATATAAATTCTCCTTCGACGACTATCAAACCCGAATACCTCTTTAGTTCCAGCCAAAATTATACGGACTTCCAAATCTGGAGTCGTGTATCCACCCGATTCTGAGGCAAAGCTATGGTGCGAGGTCGACGGCAGTCCAATTGGAGACAGCTACATTACATGGTATAAAGTTGGGTCTAATGTCGATCTCAGTAGAAGATTCCTCACTACTTTCACGAACAAAACTTCATACCTTCATATCATGGAGCCAAGTCGCGAAGACATTGGTGAATATCAGTGTAATGTGAACAATGGAATAAGCAATGTGACATCGAGACCAATTCTGTTCGTCACGAATTGTAAGTTACACAAGCATCTGTATACTGTATCGTAgacttggaatttttcaataagcTTACTTGTTCTGATTCGTCTTTACAGTCAAACCAGAAATAGAAAGCTCACCGTTGACCAGAAAAGCTGCAGCCAACAAGGGAGCCAAAGTTCATTTAACCTGCAAGGCAAGAGGTTCACCGATGCCAAAATTCACGTGGATCTTCAATGGGAGACAACTATTGCCCAATAGGACTGATAATAAATATGACATCGTTCAAACTGAGGTGAGTTAGAAAATAACAAGTACTTTCAATTAGGAGATCTGTGTATCCCAGTTCGCAGGCTCCACGTGAGTTTTTCAGAAATAGTGCTCCTTGACTCGTAACCAAGCGCTGAAATTATCAATaaagtatttattttccgagctaggttgcaaaattttataagaattcgcacaagatttcaaaaattttggtcaAGTTTCAAAGAGAATTTTGTCGTCAAGGACCGATGTTGACTGTCCACATTTGGAACGTAACAAAATAAGTtttggagaaaattaaaaatattacataagAATTGTATCTATCAAGCATGTAAAGATTTCCagaaaatcattgaattttattaaaattaataaattttctgtgaaacttCACTATATTTCAGCTTACTCAGTTGTCCGCCCAATCAGTGATGACAATATACCACGTGTCTGCGGGTGACTATGGTAAATACGAATGCAAGGCACGTAACAAAGTAGGGAGTGTGACCGAGGAGGTGTTTTTGGATGTAACGTCACCACCAGAACCACCCTCAGAGCTGCGAGTCTACAACGTTACCCACGACACAGTGATTCTTGTATGGAAGAGGGGATTCGACGGCGGTCTTACAACTTCGCACCAAGTCAGGTGGAGACAAGCGTTGGATTACGAAGACAGATATCAATACATCGATGCTTCGCCTGGGCAGGACCACGTCGTAATAACTGGGCTGAACCTCGGTACTTACTACGTATTCAGTATAAAGGCGATCAATGCCAAGGGGCAGAGTGCCTTCCTCCCAGACTTGGTCAAAGTCCAGACGTTGCGTAAGTCACCATCACATTCATTACAAAATTGACAATAATGATAGGAGGCATCAAGTCACTGAACAATTCTCCTTTTCTCTAATACTAGTTAAAGGTATCTAGGTACCAGTAGAGATTACAGTAACATTTCGTAGAATGACATGGAATTTCACGCTGAGAACTACTACATGTGAATTTTCATCCAGGGCTCTTGGTGATAACATAGAAATGACGTTTAACGCTGcttcaaaattatattgtacCTATTGTAAAACGAGGAAGGTTCATTGCATACTTTCGTAAACGCTTATGTGAATAACCAACAGTATCGAATTTCTACCAACGGAAAACTTAACACTAATGGTATCAAAATTCTCCTGTGGGATGCATGATGTTTTATGTCCCAACGTTTCTGCAGCATGATATCAAATTGCAATCCGTTCGTATAATGTATCCATCTATGTCTGTCGCAATCAAATAGTACCGATCCATGCACAATTCGAACATGTCACGGAGTCGGTAGACTAGATAGTGTGCACAGAGTAACAGTGTGATACCGTACTGAAGTTTTACAAGAAGTAGACACTGATAGAAGTTTTATTGAGTATCCATACCCACAATTCTCTCGTTCAGTCTTAAAACGGAATTAGGTGAAGCACTTCTTGTCTACATCCTTTAAATTCtgttaattgtaataatatttgaaagaagTAAAGAAACATTTCTGCTCCAACTGTGTAATACTGATACTCCGCATGTCAGCTCCTGATCAACGTACTGTCGGAAGtaacaaaaatacgaaataaaaaattaaattcaaagaaactaattgaagaaagaaaagaatgacTGTTGCCATAAAAATATCAGAGACTAACAATTAGTAGGGTAATTGTAAGGCTGTGCATGTGTAACGTCTGGGTGAT
The Neodiprion fabricii isolate iyNeoFabr1 chromosome 5, iyNeoFabr1.1, whole genome shotgun sequence genome window above contains:
- the LOC124182530 gene encoding nephrin isoform X4, which encodes MDASMEMKFFLPLLVALYVAAFVSGEAQQYFRVAPRNSSVLEGGEVTIPCEVGNRVGIVQWVKDGFAYVILPDGQIVGYPRFRMVGDQNAGVYNLRITDASLTDDGEYQCQVGPFMRTVKAIRANAHLNVISPPIKVEISNYQDHAKIEAKVGQSYQLHCSVRLAKPAATIVWYRGNVEVKGGASDIESIPTEDDKEMPKAGESRKKLLKYDTHGSITIVPTADDDETDYTCEARHPAIPVDMPMRATIKLSVLYPPGQPYIEGYTEGETVRRGQQVDLVCRSRGGNPPAQVVWFKNDEQIQTVYRTEASFSENVLSFEAKATDNKARFTCEVSNIMSVTPLKVHVDLAVLFAPTGAIITGPTEAKAGERVQITCTTENSNPPADIKWVVAGRNFRNSTSRTNLASQGGWITTSDIMFNINPEVRSIVVLCHALNNKLAENVVGTHTINVIYPPSDIVVTGYVDGDSIDAGTVLKLSCTATAGNPPATLTWYKNDKKVNGNVRTRDHAVSSELTMLVNASDNNARIRCEATNSAVEIPLIGLLQLKVNFPPDQVKITRVPNEFRAGELGQLICESSSSNPPAEMSWWKQGIPVPETHNDTKPGLHGGYLSSVELSLQLNEKMNGEVYTCQARNAILQSAVHDATTLTIAYKPIFSPLDPNELVGMEGEPFVISVLAAGNPTAITYTWTRSGSPLSTSNKRFTARGPTLNITKLERRDAGTYRCEAINSEGSSTYDLNLTVQFPAKIIRTSKSGVVYPPDSEAKLWCEVDGSPIGDSYITWYKVGSNVDLSRRFLTTFTNKTSYLHIMEPSREDIGEYQCNVNNGISNVTSRPILFVTNFKPEIESSPLTRKAAANKGAKVHLTCKARGSPMPKFTWIFNGRQLLPNRTDNKYDIVQTELTQLSAQSVMTIYHVSAGDYGKYECKARNKVGSVTEEVFLDVTSPPEPPSELRVYNVTHDTVILVWKRGFDGGLTTSHQVRWRQALDYEDRYQYIDASPGQDHVVITGLNLGTYYVFSIKAINAKGQSAFLPDLVKVQTLRPNNVESLPDVLVVQGDIPMNYIYAIAATLVVFFLINLFIMLWYIVRKRNKDRINKSQTADMYAPSTVNGDTMTGELSSVSDEKSDVNFDANDYVQDEGRKTAASTYLIDQTIQDFGKNSLEMQVHHHNQGTLGRRSNLHAHSGMLDMDSPPQRTTASGTLSGASSSTATRLEALNSLKIELHRESESSPTGRRELLQCGDGQWPVFRV
- the LOC124182530 gene encoding nephrin isoform X5; its protein translation is MDASMEMKFFLPLLVALYVAAFVSGEAQQYFRVAPRNSSVLEGGEVTIPCEVGNRVGIVQWVKDGFAYVILPDGQIVGYPRFRMVGDQNAGVYNLRITDASLTDDGEYQCQVGPFMRTVKAIRANAHLNVISPPIKVEISNYQDHAKIEAKVGQSYQLHCSVRLAKPAATIVWYRGNVEVKGGASDIESIPTEDDKEMPKAGESRKKLLKYDTHGSITIVPTADDDETDYTCEARHPAIPVDMPMRATIKLSVLYPPGQPYIEGYTEGETVRRGQQVDLVCRSRGGNPPAQVVWFKNDEQIQTVYRTEASFSENVLSFEAKATDNKARFTCEVSNIMSVTPLKVHVDLAVLFAPTGAIITGPTEAKAGERVQITCTTENSNPPADIKWVVAGRNFRNSTSRTNLASQGGWITTSDIMFNINPEVRSIVVLCHALNNKLAENVVGTHTINVIYPPSDIVVTGYVDGDSIDAGTVLKLSCTATAGNPPATLTWYKNDKKVNGNVRTRDHAVSSELTMLVNASDNNARIRCEATNSAVEIPLIGLLQLKVNFPPDQVKITRVPNEFRAGELGQLICESSSSNPPAEMSWWKQGIPVPETHNDTKPGLHGGYLSSVELSLQLNEKMNGEVYTCQARNAILQSAVHDATTLTIAYKPIFSPLDPNELVGMEGEPFVISVLAAGNPTAITYTWTRSGSPLSTSNKRFTARGPTLNITKLERRDAGTYRCEAINSEGSSTYDLNLTVQFPAKIIRTSKSGVVYPPDSEAKLWCEVDGSPIGDSYITWYKVGSNVDLSRRFLTTFTNKTSYLHIMEPSREDIGEYQCNVNNGISNVTSRPILFVTNFKPEIESSPLTRKAAANKGAKVHLTCKARGSPMPKFTWIFNGRQLLPNRTDNKYDIVQTELTQLSAQSVMTIYHVSAGDYGKYECKARNKVGSVTEEVFLDVTSPPEPPSELRVYNVTHDTVILVWKRGFDGGLTTSHQVRWRQALDYEDRYQYIDASPGQDHVVITGLNLGTYYVFSIKAINAKGQSAFLPDLVKVQTLRPNNVESLPDVLVVQGDIPMNYIYAIAATLVVFFLINLFIMLWYIVRKRNKDRINKSQTADMYAPSTVNGDTMTGELSSVSDEKSDVNFDANDYVVSAISQYVLSNK
- the LOC124182530 gene encoding nephrin isoform X3, whose product is MDASMEMKFFLPLLVALYVAAFVSGEAQQYFRVAPRNSSVLEGGEVTIPCEVGNRVGIVQWVKDGFAYVILPDGQIVGYPRFRMVGDQNAGVYNLRITDASLTDDGEYQCQVGPFMRTVKAIRANAHLNVISPPIKVEISNYQDHAKIEAKVGQSYQLHCSVRLAKPAATIVWYRGNVEVKGGASDIESIPTEDDKEMPKAGESRKKLLKYDTHGSITIVPTADDDETDYTCEARHPAIPVDMPMRATIKLSVLYPPGQPYIEGYTEGETVRRGQQVDLVCRSRGGNPPAQVVWFKNDEQIQTVYRTEASFSENVLSFEAKATDNKARFTCEVSNIMSVTPLKVHVDLAVLFAPTGAIITGPTEAKAGERVQITCTTENSNPPADIKWVVAGRNFRNSTSRTNLASQGGWITTSDIMFNINPEVRSIVVLCHALNNKLAENVVGTHTINVIYPPSDIVVTGYVDGDSIDAGTVLKLSCTATAGNPPATLTWYKNDKKVNGNVRTRDHAVSSELTMLVNASDNNARIRCEATNSAVEIPLIGLLQLKVNFPPDQVKITRVPNEFRAGELGQLICESSSSNPPAEMSWWKQGIPVPETHNDTKPGLHGGYLSSVELSLQLNEKMNGEVYTCQARNAILQSAVHDATTLTIAYKPIFSPLDPNELVGMEGEPFVISVLAAGNPTAITYTWTRSGSPLSTSNKRFTARGPTLNITKLERRDAGTYRCEAINSEGSSTYDLNLTVQFPAKIIRTSKSGVVYPPDSEAKLWCEVDGSPIGDSYITWYKVGSNVDLSRRFLTTFTNKTSYLHIMEPSREDIGEYQCNVNNGISNVTSRPILFVTNFKPEIESSPLTRKAAANKGAKVHLTCKARGSPMPKFTWIFNGRQLLPNRTDNKYDIVQTELTQLSAQSVMTIYHVSAGDYGKYECKARNKVGSVTEEVFLDVTSPPEPPSELRVYNVTHDTVILVWKRGFDGGLTTSHQVRWRQALDYEDRYQYIDASPGQDHVVITGLNLGTYYVFSIKAINAKGQSAFLPDLVKVQTLREAPPTELTASETNSSYIIVIIIAVSACACLLIVTPIVYATLASKKKANRSGINKSQTADMYAPSTVNGDTMTGELSSVSDEKSDVNFDANDYVQDEGRKTAASTYLIDQTIQDFGKNSLEMQVHHHNQGTLGRRSNLHAHSGMLDMDSPPQRTTASGTLSVSKSSYIGNPSPAPPADASFYSVEMDNGRYLGYEGNPSPAPVIGDPGLSGYYPTMATMGHHAPSHIVAGGTLTRNRTLPRPVPPPDVTVMTAGAKSPVPPSVPPPPATFARAAPVPAHSHGHPLSTFTSTPVYSDIDGHLV
- the LOC124182530 gene encoding nephrin isoform X1 → MDASMEMKFFLPLLVALYVAAFVSGEAQQYFRVAPRNSSVLEGGEVTIPCEVGNRVGIVQWVKDGFAYVILPDGQIVGYPRFRMVGDQNAGVYNLRITDASLTDDGEYQCQVGPFMRTVKAIRANAHLNVISPPIKVEISNYQDHAKIEAKVGQSYQLHCSVRLAKPAATIVWYRGNVEVKGGASDIESIPTEDDKEMPKAGESRKKLLKYDTHGSITIVPTADDDETDYTCEARHPAIPVDMPMRATIKLSVLYPPGQPYIEGYTEGETVRRGQQVDLVCRSRGGNPPAQVVWFKNDEQIQTVYRTEASFSENVLSFEAKATDNKARFTCEVSNIMSVTPLKVHVDLAVLFAPTGAIITGPTEAKAGERVQITCTTENSNPPADIKWVVAGRNFRNSTSRTNLASQGGWITTSDIMFNINPEVRSIVVLCHALNNKLAENVVGTHTINVIYPPSDIVVTGYVDGDSIDAGTVLKLSCTATAGNPPATLTWYKNDKKVNGNVRTRDHAVSSELTMLVNASDNNARIRCEATNSAVEIPLIGLLQLKVNFPPDQVKITRVPNEFRAGELGQLICESSSSNPPAEMSWWKQGIPVPETHNDTKPGLHGGYLSSVELSLQLNEKMNGEVYTCQARNAILQSAVHDATTLTIAYKPIFSPLDPNELVGMEGEPFVISVLAAGNPTAITYTWTRSGSPLSTSNKRFTARGPTLNITKLERRDAGTYRCEAINSEGSSTYDLNLTVQFPAKIIRTSKSGVVYPPDSEAKLWCEVDGSPIGDSYITWYKVGSNVDLSRRFLTTFTNKTSYLHIMEPSREDIGEYQCNVNNGISNVTSRPILFVTNFKPEIESSPLTRKAAANKGAKVHLTCKARGSPMPKFTWIFNGRQLLPNRTDNKYDIVQTELTQLSAQSVMTIYHVSAGDYGKYECKARNKVGSVTEEVFLDVTSPPEPPSELRVYNVTHDTVILVWKRGFDGGLTTSHQVRWRQALDYEDRYQYIDASPGQDHVVITGLNLGTYYVFSIKAINAKGQSAFLPDLVKVQTLRPNNVESLPDVLVVQGDIPMNYIYAIAATLVVFFLINLFIMLWYIVRKRNKDRINKSQTADMYAPSTVNGDTMTGELSSVSDEKSDVNFDANDYVQDEGRKTAASTYLIDQTIQDFGKNSLEMQVHHHNQGTLGRRSNLHAHSGMLDMDSPPQRTTASGTLSVSKSSYIGNPSPAPPADASFYSVEMDNGRYLGYEGNPSPAPVIGDPGLSGYYPTMATMGHHAPSHIVAGGTLTRNRTLPRPVPPPDVTVMTAGAKSPVPPSVPPPPATFARAAPVPAHSHGHPLSTFTSTPVYSDIDGHLV
- the LOC124182530 gene encoding nephrin isoform X2; the encoded protein is MDASMEMKFFLPLLVALYVAAFVSGEAQQYFRVAPRNSSVLEGGEVTIPCEVGNRVGIVQWVKDGFAYVILPDGQIVGYPRFRMVGDQNAGVYNLRITDASLTDDGEYQCQVGPFMRTVKAIRANAHLNVISPPIKVEISNYQDHAKIEAKVGQSYQLHCSVRLAKPAATIVWYRGNVEVKGGASDIESIPTEDDKEMPKAGESRKKLLKYDTHGSITIVPTADDDETDYTCEARHPAIPVDMPMRATIKLSVLYPPGQPYIEGYTEGETVRRGQQVDLVCRSRGGNPPAQVVWFKNDEQIQTVYRTEASFSENVLSFEAKATDNKARFTCEVSNIMSVTPLKVHVDLAVLFAPTGAIITGPTEAKAGERVQITCTTENSNPPADIKWVVAGRNFRNSTSRTNLASQGGWITTSDIMFNINPEVRSIVVLCHALNNKLAENVVGTHTINVIYPPSDIVVTGYVDGDSIDAGTVLKLSCTATAGNPPATLTWYKNDKKVNGNVRTRDHAVSSELTMLVNASDNNARIRCEATNSAVEIPLIGLLQLKVNFPPDQVKITRVPNEFRAGELGQLICESSSSNPPAEMSWWKQGIPVPETHNDTKPGLHGGYLSSVELSLQLNEKMNGEVYTCQARNAILQSAVHDATTLTIAYKPIFSPLDPNELVGMEGEPFVISVLAAGNPTAITYTWTRSGSPLSTSNKRFTARGPTLNITKLERRDAGTYRCEAINSEGSSTYDLNLTVQFPAKIIRTSKSGVVYPPDSEAKLWCEVDGSPIGDSYITWYKVGSNVDLSRRFLTTFTNKTSYLHIMEPSREDIGEYQCNVNNGISNVTSRPILFVTNFKPEIESSPLTRKAAANKGAKVHLTCKARGSPMPKFTWIFNGRQLLPNRTDNKYDIVQTELTQLSAQSVMTIYHVSAGDYGKYECKARNKVGSVTEEVFLDVTSPPEPPSELRVYNVTHDTVILVWKRGFDGGLTTSHQVRWRQALDYEDRYQYIDASPGQDHVVITGLNLGTYYVFSIKAINAKGQSAFLPDLVKVQTLRPNNVESLPDVLVVQGDIPMNYIYAIAATLVVFFLINLFIMLWYIVRKRNKDRINKSQTADMYAPSTVNGDTMTGELSSVSDEKSDVNFDANDYVDEGRKTAASTYLIDQTIQDFGKNSLEMQVHHHNQGTLGRRSNLHAHSGMLDMDSPPQRTTASGTLSVSKSSYIGNPSPAPPADASFYSVEMDNGRYLGYEGNPSPAPVIGDPGLSGYYPTMATMGHHAPSHIVAGGTLTRNRTLPRPVPPPDVTVMTAGAKSPVPPSVPPPPATFARAAPVPAHSHGHPLSTFTSTPVYSDIDGHLV